A genomic stretch from Solirubrobacterales bacterium includes:
- a CDS encoding sigma-70 family RNA polymerase sigma factor, translated as MTRIPAARDGARSRRSRGQHAAGSTPNRVERRARTHRAEYTETTDSFQLFLNQAARYPLLTADEEIDLAQRIERGDLEAKERLINSNVRLVLSNARRYQGLGLSMQDLVQEAMLGLIRAAEKFDWRRGYKFSTYATLWIRQAMQRGLDNTGRPVRLPAHVAQRQRTVNRVAAELTGKLDREPTDEEIAAEAELPLDEVAAMRDVTRVTTSLDAPVTEDGEATLGELRADEAPPVEEQIADRQRERTVESALSKLPETERRVIELRFGTADEPVASLREVGRELGVTQERVRQLEEKALRRLAADRSLAAWREAA; from the coding sequence TCGCGTCGTAGCCGCGGCCAGCACGCCGCGGGGTCGACACCGAATCGTGTCGAGCGACGCGCAAGGACCCATCGCGCCGAGTACACCGAGACAACGGACAGCTTCCAGCTGTTCCTGAACCAGGCTGCCCGCTATCCCCTGCTCACCGCCGACGAGGAGATCGACCTGGCGCAGCGGATCGAGCGTGGCGATTTGGAGGCCAAGGAGCGACTGATCAATTCGAACGTGCGGCTGGTGCTGTCGAACGCGCGCCGCTATCAGGGCCTGGGACTGTCGATGCAGGACCTGGTCCAGGAGGCGATGCTGGGCTTGATCCGGGCGGCCGAGAAGTTCGACTGGCGCCGCGGCTACAAGTTCTCTACCTACGCAACGCTCTGGATCCGTCAAGCGATGCAGCGCGGCCTCGACAACACCGGGCGCCCGGTGCGACTGCCCGCCCACGTTGCCCAGCGGCAGCGAACGGTGAACCGCGTCGCCGCCGAGCTGACTGGGAAGCTGGACCGGGAGCCCACCGACGAGGAGATCGCCGCCGAGGCCGAGCTGCCCCTCGACGAGGTAGCGGCGATGCGTGACGTGACCCGGGTCACCACCAGCCTCGATGCGCCGGTCACCGAGGACGGCGAGGCCACCCTCGGCGAGCTGCGCGCCGACGAGGCGCCCCCGGTCGAGGAGCAGATCGCCGACCGCCAGCGCGAGCGCACCGTCGAGTCGGCGCTGTCGAAGCTGCCGGAAACCGAAAGGCGCGTGATCGAGCTGCGGTTCGGCACCGCCGACGAGCCGGTTGCGAGCCTGCGCGAGGTCGGGCGAGAGCTCGGCGTGACCCAGGAGCGCGTCCGTCAGCTCGAGGAGAAGGCGCTCAGGCGCCTGGCCGCCGACCGCTCCCTCGCCGCCTGGCGCGAGGCCGCCTGA